GTAGGGAGGGGAGGGAGTCTACCAATCTATTCTCAATAGAGGAAGCTTAAGGAAATTTGGAAGAGAGGTGAAGCATATGGCTACAGTACTGGACTAATTTGTACATGGAATACAGTGTGTTatcaaatattaaataaataaataagtacaACACCTTCTTGTCTCACATTGTATCTTATACTTTGTATCCTTTCTTTGGCATAGATCATTTGATACATTTAGGGTCCCATGAAATGACCTCTTGCCCCTTGTGTGTTCTCTAGTGGATACTCATGCACGTGCGTTGCACCCTATTGGAGGGTGTAGAGAATACAATCAGTTAGCATTCTTTGTCATTTTTTGGACTTGGACCATCTCTCCGCGGGttgaggaaaactttcttctttttatttgacCAATCATGTGTTTAGCATAATGGGCATTTTTAACGGCTAAAAATaagttacaacttacaacacTTTCTTACAGCTCATCTTGATTCTACCAAATCTTGAGGTGTCATTGAGTCGATTTCTTGGACcatgagaagaggaagaagtcaAGAAGAGTAAAAATATCTTTTAGAGAAAAGGTGATCTTAATTACAAATATATCCTTCATTTAATAGCTTATGGATGTTCAAAATTTTgtattgaatttgatttttccgtaaataaaattctttccaaCAGAGTCTGTTAGATTCAGTTCAAACGGACCCTTTTATAATATCCCTTGGTTGACTGAGGTAGGAAAGGATtcataagaaaagaagagaagagaagagatctCCAACTGTTGAGAAGTAATGTCTTCAACAGTTGGCGATGAGGttgtagaggaagaagaaccaccaccaccaccaccaccaccgctgCAGGGAAAGAAGGTCCGGCGATACAACTCATTGGACGTGGAATCTAGTAACTTTCGTGACCATGACGCCCCTGGAtccaaggtctctctctctttctctctcatttaCGGTAGCGCTAATTTTGGATTTCTTGGGAATCCACTTAACCCAAGTGTGGGACTCACTAATCATAAAAGGGACCTCAAACTCACAATGGAGGCTTACCATGGCATATTAATAATGTTAGGTGGTGGATTGGGCGACAATATTGCATTTGGCGTTTCAGAGCATAGGGATAGTGTACGGTGACATTGGAACATCGCCATTGTATGTGTACGCGAGCACCTTCACCGGTGGGATAAAAAATAATGACGATATATTGGGTGTCCTCTCCATGATTTTCTACACACTCATCCTCATCCCCCTCATCAAGTATGTCTTCATAGTCCTCCAGGCCAACGACAATGGCGATGGTAATTAATTTTCTATAACTCATAATCCCCACTTACAcccatccctttttttttttttttttccctgaccTTCTTCAAATGAAAGGATCAAACTTTCACTCTCATATAGCATAATTTTGTTCTATATTAAacaggattttattttatttttaaaaatttatattatcttgattttttacaatgagaaaatcaaaaaataatcaGAAGCCAattagatagaaaaaaaaaaaaaagtaaaaatgaaGGTATGATTGAAAATTGAGATTCATCTGATGTGGGCTGATTTTGTGGGATAAGACATGGCAtgtctaaaccctaaacccagtGGAGGAGACTTTCAGTCTTGTTAATTTCATTAGTTCCTTTTAAAATAATTGCTTGAACTTAATGTTCAAGAACTCGTCGTTAGCTAGCCATCAAGGAAAGGGTATTGGCTAAATAAATTtgaattaatgaattttttaaaaatgaaatattttctaatTAATTATACATAGTTATACTAAGTTGTCACCATTTGATAATGTGGACCTTTTAAgacaaaaaacaataataatatcatttgaagACTGCCTCGAGAAAGTAAATTTGGTATTATCAGAGCCCCAGTGTAATCAACTGTGTTTACACATAGTAAAACCCTTTAAAATttgatatttattatttttttaaaattggtCAGCCCTTTTGGTATAACAAAATTATGCCAAAGAAGGGGGGCAATGGTGTATTATTTGGCTAATCAAAACTAATACAGTAATGTGGTTATATGTGTGGTTGTAGGGGGGACATTCGCGCTATATTCAATGATATGCAGATTCGCGAAGGTGGGGCTGATACCAAATCAACAGGCAGAGGACAAGGACGTTTCAAACTTCCGGCTAGAGTTGCCCAGTGATGGCCCCTTTCGCCGAGCATCAAAGCTCAAATCCGCACTTGAGAAGAGCAATTCTACCAAGTACTTCctactctttgcaaccatgtTGGGTACTTCCATGGTCATTGGTGATGGCATCCTCACTCCTTGTATCTCaggttgcttctctctctctctctctctctctctctctaacagaGGTCAAGGTGGTAATGGGTAGTGGATTGGGTAGCTATCTGTTCTAACTTTGATTTCACTTCCAACTAACCATGGCATGGCAGTTTTATCAGCAGTGGGAGGTATCAAGCAAGCCACCAGTTCTATGACTGAAGGTAAACTATCTATAATCTATCACTCAACCATCACCAAGCTAAGAAGTCTGCCCCTATGGCTGATAAATAAAATTGTCCACTTGTTTGACCAGAAGGGTAACCTCTAGTAGGACCTCAACCTTCCACATGTACATGCATAATGCATAGATTGGTAACATATACTTAGTTTTGCTGATTAGTCAGACCAAAGTGACAAAATTTACTAATAAGCACCTATGTGAACATGCCAAGTGGCAGAGTTGGAATGGGGTACAAGAAAcagaaagaaacaaatataagtTTAGAAAGAGACCAATATACTACAAGAAACCAGAACTTACTTTGCACTTGGGGAAGCAATAAAATCTCTAGTGTTGCTCTGATGATCACTTCTCCATTTCCATGCTTTCTCTGTTCATTCCAAGCACCATCAGAGTGGATAATAGATTGTTACTAAGGAAGAACAAGGAAACAGGGGAGGAAGGAGGAGGATGATCAAGCAGGCTGGAAGTCTGATTAAGGCAAAAGTATGCCTTCCTCAATAGAAGCAGAAAGCAGTCATAGTATTATCCAAATGAGGTTTATATGGTACATCTTTGAACTTAACAAACAGCAAGATTAATCCATCTTTATTTTGAGTAATTCTATTTGACTCTTTTCCTGATATGCAGATGCAATTGTCTGGATATCAGTGGCCATATTGATAGGTTTGTTCATTGTTCAAAGATTTGGAACTGACAAAGTTGGGTATAGCTTTGCTCCAATTATTTGTATTTGGTTCACCTTCATCGGTGGCATTGGTCTCTACAACTTCATCAAGCATGACCTCACTGTAATAAAGGCCATTAACCCTAAATACATCATAGATTACTTTAGAAGAAACAAGAAGGATGCATGGATTTCACTTGGCGGTATTGTACTAGCTATAACAGGTTGGTTATCTAGTTATAGCTTTGCTTGGTCGGTAGCTGTAATCCCTTTGCAATCTATGCGCTGTGACAGTAATGAAGATTTCTGAATACTGGATTGATGCAGGAACTGAAGCATTGTTTGCCGATGTGGGACACTTCACAGTTAGATCCATACAGATAAGCATGTGCTCATTAACATTCCCTTCTCTTGTCCTGGCATACACTGGTCAAGCATCATACCTCCGTAAACATAATGACGACGTATTAGATACGTTTTATAAATCCATTCCAGGTGAAGTATGAAGTATACTTCTGATTTATCCAATATTTGCATTCTTTAGTCCTCTCCTCTGTATCTATTTGTCGTCTTAAGATGAAAGTTGAAAAATTGCAGGTCCTTTATATTGGCCAATGTTTGTTGTGGCTGTTATGGCATCAATTATCGCGAGTCAGGCCATGATCTCTGGCACCTTCTCCATCATCCAACAGTCCCTGTCGCTTGGGTGCTTCCCCCGTGTCAAGATAGTTCACACATCAATGAAGTATGAAGGACAAGTCTACATTCCTGAGATCAATTATCTGCTAATGCTGGCATGTGTAGCAGTCACTATAGGATTCAGGACAACTGTAAAGATTGGAAATGCCTATGGTATGAACTATTAACTATATCCACCTTCACTACTTCTCTTGATATATATTAGGGAATAAGCCCTGATGTTTGAATTCTCAATTCCATGGGGAACATATCCATGTTGATTCCTTGAAATGGAGTGTGAATGGTCAATGTTCTTTGCATTTAGGCCCATAACCACTTCCAAATTGTTCTGCATCTACAATTCATACTCACAAATCTTTCTCCTTGTTTTTCTCTGTAGGGATTGCTGTGGTTTTTGTGATGACTCTCACTTCAGCTTTTCTAGTACTCATCATGATAATGATATGGAAAACCAACATACtccttgtattttcttatgttcTGATCATAGGCACAGTTGAGCTTATATATCTAAGTTCAGTACTCTACAAATTTGATCAAGGTGGGTATCTCCCCTTAGCCTTCGCCGCATTCCTGATGGCAATAATGTACGTTTGGAATTATGTATACCGCAAGAAATATCGCTATGAGGTAGGCCACAAGGTTTCTCCTGAGAAGCTTAGAGATATTGCTGCAAACACCAACTTATGTCGAATCCCTGGACTCGCCATCTTCTACTCTGAGTTAGTCCATGGCATCCCACCCATCTTCGAGCGCTACATAGAAAATGTGCCAGCAATACAGTCAGTCCTTGTCTTCGTCACTATCAAATCACTTCACATAAGCAAGGTTCCCGTGGACGAGCGGTTTCTATTCAAGCGAGTTGAACCACATGAACTTAATGTCTTCCGTTGTGTTGTGAGGTATGGATACACCGATGCACGTAATGACAAAGAACCCTTCGAAAGAATGTTGGTGATCAGGTTAAAGGAGTATATTACTGAGGATATGTGGCTAAATGATGAGAGCGAAAGGACTGTTGTTGAAGAGAAGCAACGTGAAGAGGTAGAGAAAGAGCTAAAGATGGTAGACAGGGGTTGTCAATCGGGCATCGTCCATTTTGTGAGTGAGAGCGAAGTGGTAGCAGGAAAAGGTGCTAATTTCGGGAAGAGGGTATTGATAAATTATGCTTATAACTTCTTGAGGAGAAATTTGAGACAAAGTTACAAGGTGTCTGATATCCCTTCTAAACGTCTCCTGAAAGTAGGAATGATGTATGAGCTCTAGACCAATGAAGAATTATAAGTAGGGAGTCACAGTCTACCAATCTAGTCTCAATAGAAGAAGCTATGGCAACTGAAATAACAGTTTTCCTCTTTTCCCTTTGGAGAAACTCAATTCAAGTTGAGCAGGGAGGAAGAAGTAATTTGGAACAGATGTGAATTATGTGGCAACACTGGATCAATTTGTACATGGAATAATGTCTTATCAAATAGGTGAACACAGCACCTCCATATCTCACATTAGCATCTTATACTTTGTATCCTCTCTTCATTATAGATGAACTCATATGCTTAGATTTAGACtatttgttctctttttctaataaaaataaaagaaaatattctatTCATATCCCAAATTACTGTAGAGCCAGAACTTAAAGAATTTTTTCATTACAGGTAATATCAACTTCATtgcaaaggaaaggaaaaactaTACATACACTGAAAAGGAAGCCCTCTGATCCTTTGAAGGACGGACCCAACAATGGGTTGGAGGTCCCCTAGACCAAAACTGTAGGTCAACAAAACCAAACAAGAGATCCACAAAGAATAAAAACCCACTAGAACCCTTACCTCTGAGATCAAATTGGTGTACACCCCACCAATGCCAGTTTCTCTATTCTGCCTTGGCCAACTGCTCATTGAAAGGGTCTACATACTCTCCTTCGAGATCTTCTGATaagcacctacagctccaaacCCATAACGAAACTGCAGAGGAAGATAGAGAGATTAGAGTTACCTCCAGGAACATGCAACTCCAGCCACCGTCCCCTTTCCCCTAACGGCATAGGGTTACGCAgcggcagtggcagtggcagtggcaaaGGAAGGGTTAAGGTCCTGCTTGTCACGAGTATGGGGCCGCAAACCACACTCGAAAATTCGCTAAAACGAGTGAGTTATCGCAAAGATACCCTTTCGGGAATTCTGGTAAGCTGGGTGTACTGGTTTCAGCAATTATGCATGCCCAATATCATCATAAGAGCGGCTGATAAGCAGCCAGGGCAACGGATTCTAAATCCGTAGACAAAAATAATACACGCGTCGTTCTGATTTTGTCTGATGTTAAAGATTCTTATCGGaggttttttttggttttgtgcATGAACTTAAATATAGCGACGCCACACAGAATATTTTTGTATGACGGTGCATGCCAATTTAGGATTCTATTTAATTGGAGATTAATATTACACGCGTCGGCACAGGTTCATATTATGTTACAGATTCTTATCTGGTGGTTTTTGTTGATTTGGGACATGAACTCCAATACAGTAACACCACACAAAATCATCTATATATGGTGCATGACGGTATACTGACTACCACATTATGATTCTACTTAAGTGGATGATAATATTACTCGCGTCGTAGAGACTTCGTATTGACGTCAAAGATTCTGATGCGCGTGTTCCTGTTAGCTAGGCCCGTGGACTTCGATATAACAACGTTACAAAGAATCGTTCGTATATGGCGTATGATGGTGTACCGAATGGCACTTTAAGAGTCTATTTAAGTGGACACTAATATTACACGCGTCGACACGTATTCATATGACATTACAGATTCTCATGTGTTGGTTTGTGTTGATTTGGAACATGAACTTCAATATAATAACGCTACACAGAATCGTTCATATATGGTGCATAATGGTCTACCGACTGCCATATTAAGATTCTATTTAAGTGGATGATAACATTGCTCGCGTCGGAACTAATCCGTATGAGTCAAAGATTCTGATGCGTGAGTTTCTGTTAGCACGGTGTATGGACTTCAATATAATAACGCAACACAGAATTATTCGTATATGGTGTATGACGGTGTACCGACTGTCACTTTAAGATTCTATTTAATTAGGTCATAATGTCCTAACTTTTTATTTGTCCTTAAAGATTCTCAAGCGACGGTTCATGTTTGCTCGCCGCATGAATTTTGATATAACAAAGCTACAGAGACTCGTTAGACTATGGTGTATGACTATGTACTGACTGTCAATTTAAGATTTATTTAAGGAAAAATTACacgattacccacttttggatttccctttacaaaattacccacaaaaagttttggttaacaaaaatactcaaaattgagtttggatttacaaaactacccacccaaagtttcagttaacaaaaatacccaaaattaagtttgggtttacaaaattacccaaaatagtgagtcttcatctttcacatatgatcatgtatttttttattactgaaactttgtgtgagtagttttgtaaaccaaaactcaattttgagtatttttgttaacttaaactttaagtgggtaattttatagaggaaaacctaattttaggtatttttgttaactgaaacttttggtgggtaattttgtaaagggaaacccataagtgggtaatcaagtaattttccctttattatttaattagctCATAATGTCCCTACATTCATATGACGGTAAAGATTCTCATGCGCGAGTTTCTGTTTGTTGGCGCTTGAACTTGGATATAACAACGCTACACAAAATCATTTAACTATAGTGTATGACAGTGTACCGATTGCCACATTAAGATTCTATTTAATTAGCACATAATGTCACCACTATTCGTTAACGGAGATGTGACAATCCGACGATTGTACATCCACTCGTATTTTCGACAGCCAATCGGACGGTCAGTATTTAGAATTCGTGATATCACGAAACACCACGCGACCGCAGGTTATGTGCCGCATGTCAGGACTACATCAGAATGACAGATTTACCCCTATTTAGTATTGCATTGTTCCAAAGGGCATAAGTTTTAACTCCGATTTAGACACGGTTTGCAGGTACGGATTCAGAACGACGAGAAGAACATCCTTCAAGATAGAAAACTCACATAAAAGTTGCATAAAATATGTTTTAATCCAGAGAACTTTGTTAGTGGTTTTCTCGATTGGAAAAGCATGCAATAGTCTAAACTCCTTCCGAAGGCGTCGTTGGCTGTAGTATTAATAATAATTCCATGGGAGAGTTGGTGTATATCAAGCTCCTAGAcagagaaccacttctcttaaGAATTTGATTACAAATATAAGAGCAATCAAATGATTTCTTAACAGTCCAAATAAAGTCCACTTTCAAATATTTAGAATAAACCCTATCAACCCACAGAATATCATCCTTAGAAG
This Macadamia integrifolia cultivar HAES 741 chromosome 10, SCU_Mint_v3, whole genome shotgun sequence DNA region includes the following protein-coding sequences:
- the LOC122091035 gene encoding potassium transporter 5-like isoform X2 translates to MICRFAKVGLIPNQQAEDKDVSNFRLELPSDGPFRRASKLKSALEKSNSTKYFLLFATMLGTSMVIGDGILTPCISVLSAVGGIKQATSSMTEDAIVWISVAILIGLFIVQRFGTDKVGYSFAPIICIWFTFIGGIGLYNFIKHDLTVIKAINPKYIIDYFRRNKKDAWISLGGIVLAITGTEALFADVGHFTVRSIQISMCSLTFPSLVLAYTGQASYLRKHNDDVLDTFYKSIPGPLYWPMFVVAVMASIIASQAMISGTFSIIQQSLSLGCFPRVKIVHTSMKYEGQVYIPEINYLLMLACVAVTIGFRTTVKIGNAYGIAVVFVMTLTSAFLVLIMIMIWKTNILLVFSYVLIIGTVELIYLSSVLYKFDQGGYLPLAFAAFLMAIMYVWNYVYRKKYRYEVGHKVSPEKLRDIAANTNLCRIPGLAIFYSELVHGIPPIFERYIENVPAIQSVLVFVTIKSLHISKVPVDERFLFKRVEPHELNVFRCVVRYGYTDARNDKEPFERMLVIRLKEYITEDMWLNDESERTVVEEKQREEVEKELKMVDRGCQSGIVHFVSESEVVAGKGANFGKRVLINYAYNFLRRNLRQSYKVSDIPSKRLLKVGMMYEL
- the LOC122091035 gene encoding potassium transporter 5-like isoform X1, encoding MSSTVGDEVVEEEEPPPPPPPPLQGKKVRRYNSLDVESSNFRDHDAPGSKVVDWATILHLAFQSIGIVYGDIGTSPLYVYASTFTGGIKNNDDILGVLSMIFYTLILIPLIKYVFIVLQANDNGDGGTFALYSMICRFAKVGLIPNQQAEDKDVSNFRLELPSDGPFRRASKLKSALEKSNSTKYFLLFATMLGTSMVIGDGILTPCISVLSAVGGIKQATSSMTEDAIVWISVAILIGLFIVQRFGTDKVGYSFAPIICIWFTFIGGIGLYNFIKHDLTVIKAINPKYIIDYFRRNKKDAWISLGGIVLAITGTEALFADVGHFTVRSIQISMCSLTFPSLVLAYTGQASYLRKHNDDVLDTFYKSIPGPLYWPMFVVAVMASIIASQAMISGTFSIIQQSLSLGCFPRVKIVHTSMKYEGQVYIPEINYLLMLACVAVTIGFRTTVKIGNAYGIAVVFVMTLTSAFLVLIMIMIWKTNILLVFSYVLIIGTVELIYLSSVLYKFDQGGYLPLAFAAFLMAIMYVWNYVYRKKYRYEVGHKVSPEKLRDIAANTNLCRIPGLAIFYSELVHGIPPIFERYIENVPAIQSVLVFVTIKSLHISKVPVDERFLFKRVEPHELNVFRCVVRYGYTDARNDKEPFERMLVIRLKEYITEDMWLNDESERTVVEEKQREEVEKELKMVDRGCQSGIVHFVSESEVVAGKGANFGKRVLINYAYNFLRRNLRQSYKVSDIPSKRLLKVGMMYEL